The Macaca thibetana thibetana isolate TM-01 chromosome 19, ASM2454274v1, whole genome shotgun sequence genome has a segment encoding these proteins:
- the VASP gene encoding vasodilator-stimulated phosphoprotein isoform X1 translates to MSETVICSSRATVMLYDDGNKRWLPAGTGPQAFSRVQIYHNPTANSFRVVGRKMQPDQQVVINCSIVRGVKYNQATPNFHQWRDARQVWGLNFGSKEDAAQFAAGMASALEALEGGGPPPPPAPPTWSVPNGPSPEEVEQQKRQQSGPSEHLERRVSNAGGPPAPPAGGPPPPPGPPPPPGPPPPPGLPSSGVPAAAHGAGGGPPPAPPLPAAQGPGGGGAGAPGLAAAIAGAKLRKVSKQEEASGGPAAPKAESGRSGGGGLMEEMNAMLARRRKATQVGEKTPKDESANQEEPEARVPAQSESVRRPWEKNSTTLPRMKSSSSVTTSETHPCTPSSSDDSDLQRVKQELLEEVKKELQKVKEEIIEAFVQELRKRGSP, encoded by the exons CGAGACGGTCATCTGTTCCAGCCGGGCCACTGTGATGCTTTATGATGATGGCAACAAGCGATGGCTCCCTGCTGGCACAGGTCCCCAGGCCTTCAGCCGCGTCCAGATCTACCACAACCCCACGGCCAATTCCTTTCGCGTCGTGGGCCGGAAGATGCAGCCCGACCAGCAG GTGGTCATCAACTGTTCCATCGTCCGGGGCGTCAAGTATAATCAGGCCACCCCCAACTTCCATCAGTGGCGCGACGCCCGCCAGGTCTGGGGCCTCAACTTCGGCAGCAAGGAGGATGCAGCCCAGTTTGCTGCCGGCATGGCCAGTGCCCTAGAGGCGTTGGAAG GAGGTGggccccctccacccccagcacCTCCCACCTGGTCGGTCCCGAACGGTCCCTCCCCGGAGGAGGTGGAGCAGCAGAAAAG GCAGCAGTCCGGCCCGTCGGAGCACCTAGAGCGCCGGGTCTCCAATGCAG GAGGCCCACCTGCTCCCCCAGCTGGGGGTCCACCCCCACCACCAGGACCTCCCCCTCCTCCAggtccccccccacccccaggtttGCCCTCCTCGGGGGTCCCAGCTGCAGCACATGGAGCAGGGGGGGGACCACCCCCTGCACCCCCTCTCCCGGCAGCACAGGGTCCTGGTGGTGGGGGAGCTGGGGCCCCAGGCCTGGCCGCAGCTATTGCTGGAGCCAAACTCAGGAAAGTCAGCAAG CAGGAGGAGGCCTCAGGGGGGCCCGCAGCCCCCAAAGCTGAGAGTGGTCGAAGCGGAGGTGGGGGACTCATGGAAGAGATGAACGCCATGCTGGCCCGGAG AAGGAAAGCCACACAGGTTGGGGAGAAAACCCCCAAGGATGAATCTGCTAAT CAGGAGGAGCCAGAGGCCAGAGTCCCGGCCCAGAGTG AATCTGTACGGAGACCCTGGGAGAAGAACAGCACAACCTTGCCAAG GATGAAGTCATCTTCCTCGGTGACCACTTCCGAGACCCACCCCTGCACGCCCAGCTCCAGCGATGACTCGGACCTACAGAGGGTGAAACAG GAGCTTCTGGAAGAGGTGAAGAAGGAATTGCAGAAAGTGAAAGAGGAAATCATTGAAG CCTTTGTCCAGGAGCTGAGGAAGCGGGGTTCTCCCTGA
- the VASP gene encoding vasodilator-stimulated phosphoprotein isoform X2 produces MSETVICSSRATVMLYDDGNKRWLPAGTGPQAFSRVQIYHNPTANSFRVVGRKMQPDQQVVINCSIVRGVKYNQATPNFHQWRDARQVWGLNFGSKEDAAQFAAGMASALEALEGGGPPPPPAPPTWSVPNGPSPEEVEQQKRQQSGPSEHLERRVSNAGGPPAPPAGGPPPPPGPPPPPGPPPPPGLPSSGVPAAAHGAGGGPPPAPPLPAAQGPGGGGAGAPGLAAAIAGAKLRKVSKQEEASGGPAAPKAESGRSGGGGLMEEMNAMLARRRKATQVGEKTPKDESANEEPEARVPAQSESVRRPWEKNSTTLPRMKSSSSVTTSETHPCTPSSSDDSDLQRVKQELLEEVKKELQKVKEEIIEAFVQELRKRGSP; encoded by the exons CGAGACGGTCATCTGTTCCAGCCGGGCCACTGTGATGCTTTATGATGATGGCAACAAGCGATGGCTCCCTGCTGGCACAGGTCCCCAGGCCTTCAGCCGCGTCCAGATCTACCACAACCCCACGGCCAATTCCTTTCGCGTCGTGGGCCGGAAGATGCAGCCCGACCAGCAG GTGGTCATCAACTGTTCCATCGTCCGGGGCGTCAAGTATAATCAGGCCACCCCCAACTTCCATCAGTGGCGCGACGCCCGCCAGGTCTGGGGCCTCAACTTCGGCAGCAAGGAGGATGCAGCCCAGTTTGCTGCCGGCATGGCCAGTGCCCTAGAGGCGTTGGAAG GAGGTGggccccctccacccccagcacCTCCCACCTGGTCGGTCCCGAACGGTCCCTCCCCGGAGGAGGTGGAGCAGCAGAAAAG GCAGCAGTCCGGCCCGTCGGAGCACCTAGAGCGCCGGGTCTCCAATGCAG GAGGCCCACCTGCTCCCCCAGCTGGGGGTCCACCCCCACCACCAGGACCTCCCCCTCCTCCAggtccccccccacccccaggtttGCCCTCCTCGGGGGTCCCAGCTGCAGCACATGGAGCAGGGGGGGGACCACCCCCTGCACCCCCTCTCCCGGCAGCACAGGGTCCTGGTGGTGGGGGAGCTGGGGCCCCAGGCCTGGCCGCAGCTATTGCTGGAGCCAAACTCAGGAAAGTCAGCAAG CAGGAGGAGGCCTCAGGGGGGCCCGCAGCCCCCAAAGCTGAGAGTGGTCGAAGCGGAGGTGGGGGACTCATGGAAGAGATGAACGCCATGCTGGCCCGGAG AAGGAAAGCCACACAGGTTGGGGAGAAAACCCCCAAGGATGAATCTGCTAAT GAGGAGCCAGAGGCCAGAGTCCCGGCCCAGAGTG AATCTGTACGGAGACCCTGGGAGAAGAACAGCACAACCTTGCCAAG GATGAAGTCATCTTCCTCGGTGACCACTTCCGAGACCCACCCCTGCACGCCCAGCTCCAGCGATGACTCGGACCTACAGAGGGTGAAACAG GAGCTTCTGGAAGAGGTGAAGAAGGAATTGCAGAAAGTGAAAGAGGAAATCATTGAAG CCTTTGTCCAGGAGCTGAGGAAGCGGGGTTCTCCCTGA